The following proteins come from a genomic window of Deltaproteobacteria bacterium:
- a CDS encoding MaoC family dehydratase translates to MADKLYFEDFPVGRSFDVGGATVSEAEILAFARQFDPQPFHIDAEAAKKSMFGGIIASGWHTASIAMRLQVDGILNKSHSMGSPGIDQLRWLKPVRPGDTLRCRIEVMEARPSQSKPDRGSVKCRYELSNQRGEVVMTMEGWGMFARRPA, encoded by the coding sequence ATGGCCGACAAGCTCTACTTCGAAGACTTCCCGGTGGGCCGCAGCTTCGACGTCGGCGGCGCCACCGTGAGCGAGGCCGAGATCCTCGCGTTCGCGAGGCAGTTCGACCCGCAGCCCTTCCACATCGACGCCGAGGCCGCGAAGAAGTCCATGTTCGGTGGCATCATCGCCAGCGGCTGGCACACCGCCTCCATCGCCATGCGGCTGCAGGTCGACGGCATCCTCAACAAGTCGCACAGCATGGGCTCGCCGGGCATCGACCAGCTCCGCTGGCTCAAGCCGGTGCGCCCCGGCGACACGCTGCGCTGCCGGATCGAGGTCATGGAGGCGCGCCCGTCGCAGAGCAAGCCCGACCGCGGCTCGGTGAAGTGCCGCTACGAGCTCTCCAACCAGCGCGGCGAGGTGGTGATGACCATGGAGGGCTGGGGCATGTTCGCGCGGCGGCCGGCCTGA
- a CDS encoding iron-containing alcohol dehydrogenase, protein MAVSRMSFPCPIVFGPGSVQELPKELNRLGAKRPLLVADAGVTAAGLTRKVLDVLDKAQIRTAVWDACTPNPTDVDVDKGLAAYKKDGCDSIVAVGGGSPLDCAKLIRLMVNHPPPLSRYDDATGGDKYVTSNVPPMVAIPTTAGTGSEVGRSGVATLPDTGRKTVIFSPYLIAGAAIIDPELTLGLPPGPTAATGIDALTHCIEAYLSKGQHPLADAMALDGTRRVAKNLIRAVKDGKNDVEARQEMMAAAMMGAIAFQKGLGACHSLAHALTPIAGIHHGLANALCLPAVLEYNRETVPERLAAVAIALGEDPKLPTDALAKICVQRVRALIVESGIQMGLKNHGVTEAMLPQIADKAFEDACHTSSPRACTRDDLLNLAKASFT, encoded by the coding sequence ATGGCCGTGTCGCGGATGTCGTTCCCCTGCCCCATCGTCTTCGGACCCGGCTCGGTTCAGGAGCTGCCCAAGGAGCTCAACCGCCTCGGCGCCAAGCGGCCGCTGCTCGTGGCCGATGCCGGCGTGACCGCGGCGGGGCTCACCCGCAAGGTCCTCGACGTGCTCGACAAGGCGCAGATCCGCACCGCCGTGTGGGACGCATGCACGCCGAACCCCACCGACGTGGACGTCGACAAGGGCCTGGCCGCGTACAAGAAGGACGGCTGCGACTCGATCGTCGCGGTGGGCGGCGGCTCGCCGCTCGACTGCGCCAAGCTCATTCGGCTGATGGTCAATCATCCGCCGCCGCTCTCGCGCTACGACGACGCCACCGGCGGCGACAAGTACGTGACCTCGAACGTCCCGCCGATGGTGGCCATCCCCACGACCGCTGGGACGGGGAGTGAAGTCGGCCGCTCGGGCGTGGCCACGCTCCCCGACACCGGCCGCAAGACGGTCATCTTCTCGCCGTACCTCATCGCCGGCGCCGCGATCATCGACCCCGAGCTCACCCTGGGCCTGCCCCCGGGCCCGACGGCCGCGACCGGCATCGACGCGCTCACCCACTGCATCGAGGCGTATCTCTCCAAGGGCCAGCACCCGCTCGCGGACGCGATGGCGCTCGACGGCACCCGCCGCGTCGCGAAGAACCTCATTCGCGCGGTGAAGGACGGCAAGAACGACGTCGAGGCGCGGCAGGAGATGATGGCCGCGGCGATGATGGGCGCGATCGCGTTTCAGAAGGGCCTCGGCGCGTGTCACTCGCTCGCGCACGCGCTCACGCCGATCGCCGGTATCCACCACGGCCTCGCCAACGCGCTCTGCCTGCCCGCAGTGCTCGAGTACAACCGCGAGACCGTGCCCGAGCGGCTCGCGGCGGTGGCGATTGCCCTCGGTGAGGATCCCAAGCTGCCGACGGACGCGCTCGCCAAGATCTGCGTGCAGCGCGTGCGTGCGCTCATCGTCGAGTCGGGCATCCAGATGGGTCTGAAGAACCACGGCGTGACCGAAGCCATGCTGCCCCAGATCGCCGACAAGGCCTTCGAGGACGCCTGCCACACCTCGAGCCCGCGCGCCTGCACCCGCGACGACCTGCTCAACCTCGCCAAGGCCAGCTTCACCTAA
- a CDS encoding TonB family protein, with product MAQAALAAPIRYGKYTLFERLGSGGMAEVFLARQEGAGGFNKKVVVKRILSEFADDKTFVELFLNEAHVAAHLSHPNVVQIFDMGQEGDTYFIAMEYVPGPNLLQLLRHASLKGDLRPTAFAKIAAGVAEGLNYAHNANGPDGTPLEIVHRDVNPPNIIVSLDGVPKVCDFGVAKSSARETTSGSHLKGKQTYMAPEQIKGEKLDARADIFSLGVVLFETTTGKRLFKRDSELAVLNAVLSDPIPRPMSIVPGYPSRLDEIIMWCLERDRNRRCPDARTLNDALEEYLRKDPAGYMTPGALGEWVKSIVPPEEQKSYLGTGTGGTGSFPRPSTSSRPSARKAGSSPGTGPGGSKPSTARPNTAPPPLGDISVPISISKSKPRIESQTEPFTLPGGGIKVPWKWIALGAGVLAGAGGIVVLGSRSTPVAPAPARVAAAPAPAAAPAEPARSAEDDARFYTDEARRLLGQQKFGPAAELVAKAKQLDPKDPKTNVAIAELSEEAEVGARMAAAQQALAAGDMDRATSLAKLVLDKEPTEPRALALLQQAHAKLEPVKPVRMGRGTRAGAVSVEAPSGSRVYVDDAPVGEAPLARYQLAAGTHRIEVRRDGYHPEIRQVEIQPGRTEAISAKMDAHEEVQVALAQAKPAAAAAPAPVKLAAAAPAAAPAPTAVAAAAAPKPPPAAAAPTPTPSPAPASTPAPPPVVGELFNDKMTRPSKLSGDDVQYPADAAAAGAEGTLIAQCAISEAGNVHDCKVIKHVPFMDGPVVAALQSWHMKPATIDGKAVALRSYTFPPIHISKPK from the coding sequence ATGGCGCAAGCGGCGCTGGCCGCTCCCATCCGCTACGGCAAGTACACGCTGTTCGAGCGACTCGGCTCGGGCGGCATGGCCGAGGTGTTCCTCGCGCGGCAAGAGGGCGCCGGCGGCTTCAACAAGAAGGTCGTGGTCAAGCGCATCCTCAGCGAGTTCGCGGATGACAAGACCTTCGTCGAGCTCTTCCTGAACGAGGCGCACGTCGCGGCGCACCTCTCGCATCCCAACGTCGTGCAGATCTTCGACATGGGCCAGGAGGGCGACACCTACTTCATCGCGATGGAGTACGTGCCCGGGCCGAACCTCTTGCAGCTCCTGCGGCACGCGTCGCTCAAGGGCGATCTGCGGCCCACGGCGTTCGCGAAGATCGCGGCCGGCGTCGCGGAGGGCCTGAACTACGCGCACAACGCGAACGGGCCCGACGGCACGCCGCTGGAGATCGTCCACCGCGACGTGAACCCGCCGAACATCATCGTCAGCCTCGACGGCGTGCCCAAGGTCTGCGACTTCGGCGTGGCCAAGAGCTCCGCCCGCGAGACAACTTCAGGAAGCCACCTCAAGGGCAAGCAGACGTACATGGCCCCTGAGCAGATCAAGGGCGAGAAGCTCGACGCGCGCGCCGACATCTTCTCGCTCGGCGTGGTGCTCTTCGAGACCACGACCGGCAAGCGGCTCTTCAAGCGCGACTCCGAGCTCGCGGTGCTGAACGCGGTGCTCTCGGATCCCATCCCGCGGCCGATGAGCATCGTGCCCGGCTATCCGTCGCGGCTCGACGAGATCATCATGTGGTGCCTGGAGCGCGATCGCAACCGGCGCTGCCCCGACGCGCGCACGCTCAACGACGCGCTCGAGGAGTACCTGCGCAAAGATCCCGCGGGCTACATGACGCCGGGCGCGCTGGGCGAGTGGGTGAAGTCGATCGTCCCGCCCGAGGAACAGAAGTCGTACCTCGGCACCGGGACCGGCGGCACGGGCAGCTTCCCGCGGCCGTCGACCAGCAGCCGCCCCTCGGCGCGCAAAGCAGGCAGCTCGCCCGGCACCGGCCCCGGCGGAAGCAAGCCGAGCACCGCGCGGCCGAACACCGCGCCGCCGCCGCTGGGCGACATCTCGGTGCCGATCAGCATCTCGAAGTCGAAGCCGCGCATCGAGTCGCAGACCGAGCCGTTCACGCTGCCCGGCGGCGGCATCAAGGTGCCCTGGAAGTGGATCGCGCTCGGCGCAGGCGTGCTCGCGGGCGCAGGCGGCATCGTGGTCCTCGGCAGCCGATCGACGCCGGTCGCACCGGCCCCCGCGCGCGTCGCCGCCGCTCCCGCTCCCGCAGCAGCGCCGGCAGAGCCCGCGCGCTCCGCCGAGGACGACGCCCGCTTCTACACCGACGAAGCCCGCCGCCTCCTGGGCCAGCAGAAGTTCGGGCCCGCGGCCGAGCTCGTCGCCAAGGCCAAGCAGCTCGACCCGAAGGATCCCAAGACGAACGTCGCCATCGCCGAGCTGTCGGAAGAGGCCGAGGTGGGCGCGCGCATGGCGGCGGCCCAGCAGGCGCTCGCGGCCGGCGACATGGATCGCGCGACGAGCCTCGCGAAGCTCGTGCTCGACAAGGAGCCCACCGAGCCGCGCGCGCTGGCCCTGCTCCAGCAGGCGCACGCCAAGCTCGAGCCGGTCAAGCCCGTGCGCATGGGCCGTGGAACGCGCGCCGGCGCGGTGAGCGTGGAGGCGCCTTCGGGCTCGCGGGTGTACGTCGACGACGCGCCCGTGGGAGAAGCGCCGCTCGCGCGCTACCAGCTCGCCGCGGGCACGCACCGCATCGAGGTTCGCCGCGACGGCTACCATCCCGAGATCCGCCAGGTCGAGATCCAGCCAGGGCGGACCGAGGCCATCTCCGCGAAGATGGACGCGCACGAGGAAGTGCAGGTCGCGCTCGCGCAGGCCAAGCCGGCGGCTGCCGCGGCTCCGGCGCCCGTGAAGCTCGCGGCTGCGGCGCCCGCTGCTGCCCCGGCCCCGACCGCCGTGGCTGCCGCCGCCGCGCCCAAGCCTCCGCCCGCTGCGGCTGCGCCGACTCCGACGCCCTCGCCTGCTCCCGCTTCCACGCCCGCGCCGCCGCCCGTCGTGGGCGAGCTCTTCAACGACAAGATGACCCGGCCGTCGAAGCTCTCCGGCGACGATGTGCAGTACCCGGCCGATGCCGCCGCCGCTGGAGCCGAGGGCACGCTCATCGCCCAGTGCGCGATCAGCGAGGCCGGCAACGTGCACGACTGCAAGGTCATCAAGCACGTGCCGTTCATGGACGGGCCTGTCGTCGCCGCGCTCCAGAGCTGGCACATGAAGCCGGCCACGATCGACGGGAAAGCCGTCGCGCTGCGCAGCTACACCTTCCCGCCGATTCACATTTCAAAGCCCAAGTAG